Genomic DNA from Bacterioplanes sanyensis:
CCAACCTGACCACGCTGTTGGTGGCGGTGATCTTGTTTGCTGCAGGCACAGGCCCAGTCAAAGGCTTCGCGGTGACGTTGTCATTCGGTATTTTGACGTCGATGTTCACGGCGATTGTGCTCAATCGTGCCATGGTGAACCTGGTGTACGGCGGTCGTCGTGTTGAATCCCTAGCAATTGGAGGTCGGGTATGAAAACTCTGGACTTTATGAAGGCCAGAGGGATCGCTCTGGTGTTATCCATTGTATTGGTGTTGGCGTCGATTGGCTCGGTCGCCGTTCAGGGCTTGAACCTGGGTCTTGATTTTACCGGTGGTACCTTGCTGGAGGTAAAATACCAGCAGCCAGTGGCTCTGGAGGGCATCACTGACACTCTGGAAGATGCCGGTTACCGCGATGTTACCGTGCAAAACTTTGGCTCTGAGACCGACGTGCTGGTGCGTATGTCGGAGGCCTTCCGCGACGATCTGGGCAATGAGGTGTTGGGTGTGCTGCAACAGCAGCTGCCTGAGGATAATGAGATTCGTCTGGAACGCAGTGAGTTTGTTGGCTCACAAGTGGGCGAGGAGCTGCGTGATGAAGGTGGCCTGGCGCTGCTGATGGCGCTGGCTGTGGTGATGATCTATGTTGCTGTGCGCTTCCAGTTCAAGTTCTCTGTCGGTGCTGTGGCGGCCTTGTTTCATGATGTCATCATCGTGGTCGGCTTATTCTCGCTGTTCCAATGGGAATTTGACCTGAATGTATTGGCGGCCTTGCTGGCGGTGATCGGTTACTCCTTGAACGACACCATCGTGGTATCGGACCGCATTCGTGAGAACTTCCGCATCCTGCGCCGTGGCGGTGCTATCGACGTCATCAACGAGTCACTGAACCAGACTCTGGGTCGTACGCTGATGACCTCATTGACGACGGCTCTGGTGCTGTTTGCGTTGATGGTGTTTGGCGGTGAAATGATTCATGGCTTTGCCGTGGCA
This window encodes:
- the secF gene encoding protein translocase subunit SecF — its product is MKTLDFMKARGIALVLSIVLVLASIGSVAVQGLNLGLDFTGGTLLEVKYQQPVALEGITDTLEDAGYRDVTVQNFGSETDVLVRMSEAFRDDLGNEVLGVLQQQLPEDNEIRLERSEFVGSQVGEELRDEGGLALLMALAVVMIYVAVRFQFKFSVGAVAALFHDVIIVVGLFSLFQWEFDLNVLAALLAVIGYSLNDTIVVSDRIRENFRILRRGGAIDVINESLNQTLGRTLMTSLTTALVLFALMVFGGEMIHGFAVALMIGVLVGTYSSIYVAANILLLMKISREDLMPPELEEVDDRP